In the genome of Coregonus clupeaformis isolate EN_2021a chromosome 1, ASM2061545v1, whole genome shotgun sequence, one region contains:
- the LOC121583227 gene encoding SPARC-like: MMHLTMNLLCLLVLTFHPDLAMGGRSQRRQRQAEDSLRPYLGRVDPVQLCELLKCHSPMGSWCQVVQDNGVLVPKCVCPKTCPRQGEPVCSVLGKTFGNECLLHREACRKRRRIGLAHIGPCLVPKSNCTEEEYGQFPYRLMDWFLLLSRMGESYAPYAPPQSCLSHAQRTQLAQRRFALLDKNKDGKLSRRDLRKLRYKRMPLEQCATFFFQSCDRNKNSKVTLHEWISCLVDRSESWFYSFMSMKMGSGKLCPMKTDNHL, encoded by the exons ATGATGCACCTGACTATGAACCTGCTCTGCCTGCTGGTCCTGACCTTTCATCCTGACCTGGCCATG GGAGGAAGATCCCAGCGCAGACAAAGGCAGGCTGAGGACAGTCTGAGACCATACCTGGGTAGAGTGGACCCAG TCCAACTGTGTGAGCTGCTGAAGTGTCACAGTCCAATGGGCTCCTGGTGCCAGGTGGTGCAGGACAATGGAGTCCTCGTCCCAAAGTGTGTGTGTCCTAAGACCTGCCCACG GCAGGGGGAACCAGTGTGCAGTGTTCTGGGAAAGACCTTTGGGAACGAGTGTCTGCTGCATAGAGAAGCCTGCCGCAAGAGACGTCGCATTGGACTGGCTCATATAGGGCCCTGTCTGG TTCCCAAGTCAAACTGCACAGAGGAGGAGTATGGCCAGTTCCCATACCGCCTAATGGACTGGTTCCTCCTACTGAGTCGTATGGGAGAGTCTTATGCCCCCTATGCTCCGCCGCAGAGCTGCCTGAGCCACGCCCAGCGCACCCAACTAGCCCAG CGGAGGTTTGCCCTGCTGGACAAGAACAAGGACGGGAAGCTGAGCCGGAGGGACCTGAGGAAGTTGCGCTACAAGAGGATGCCTCTGGAGCAATGTGCTACCTTCTTCTTCCA GTCATGTGACCGTAACAAGAACAGTAAGGTGACCCTGCATGAATGGATCTCCTGTCTGGTGGATCGCTCAGAGAGCTGGTTCTACAGCTTTATGT ctATGAAAATGGGATCCGGTAAGCTGTGTCCCATGAAGACCGACAACCACCTTTGA